Proteins encoded together in one Chitinophaga sp. LS1 window:
- a CDS encoding DUF4134 domain-containing protein, with product MKRLCGAWVRVRDHVFSRRKLTFLFVAAMAGISKLYAQDGLTAAETAVKGYFPAAVNLMYAIGALVGIVGAVKVYNKWSSGDQDTSKVASSWFGACIFLVVVATILKGFFKV from the coding sequence ATGAAACGACTGTGTGGTGCATGGGTTCGTGTGAGGGATCATGTCTTTTCGAGAAGGAAACTTACATTTTTGTTCGTTGCCGCAATGGCAGGAATATCAAAGTTATATGCGCAGGATGGTTTAACCGCTGCCGAAACCGCCGTCAAAGGTTACTTTCCCGCTGCTGTTAACCTCATGTATGCAATAGGTGCTCTGGTAGGGATCGTGGGGGCTGTGAAGGTATATAACAAGTGGTCAAGCGGAGATCAGGATACCTCGAAAGTAGCTAGCAGCTGGTTCGGTGCGTGTATTTTCTTGGTGGTAGTGGCTACGATATTGAAAGGCTTCTTTAAAGTATAA
- a CDS encoding S41 family peptidase → MQRIILLLIICNVFLCLKLKAQECNCSTNLDTLISDIENNYVGFNIKTKEEKAHDYKTLIKTLRAKSHNSDHYKCYLLLTEYANFFNDPHLKVLTTKLGPTNKYYDSLKIMFSKLAVEHINLDSIINYYHEHDTNNTLEGIWSLPEFNYKIVIVKTNTAERYKGIVIKADNFKWYKGQVKMVLSGKNPYNIQFYIADHTQRNAKALVENNTMNLGELGTWRKEQKGIQINSDKEDIIYFKYLSSQTSLLRIGSCDIRLRDTINEIIGKNWKEITGRNNLIIDIRNNTGGSIMTLDTLIRLFYIKPILTDGLYIKSSKENILLYTEALNNPEFNDKEKRNFQEVIDSLRAHLGEITLVSKPDSIVLNGTVNPKKIAIITNSRTGSAAELFTLYAKQSNKVIVVGEHTNGALDYTELGRNRNLPCPMWQYICPMGMSTHIYKPLIDNIGIIPDQKIPYNIDWIKWTQKYLEYDN, encoded by the coding sequence ATGCAACGGATAATATTACTCTTAATTATCTGCAATGTATTCTTGTGTTTAAAATTAAAAGCACAGGAATGTAATTGTAGCACAAACCTTGATACACTAATAAGCGATATAGAAAATAATTATGTGGGCTTTAATATAAAAACGAAGGAAGAAAAAGCGCATGATTATAAAACCCTAATTAAAACCCTTCGTGCAAAATCACACAATTCTGACCATTATAAATGCTATTTACTATTGACAGAATATGCAAACTTTTTTAATGATCCACATTTAAAGGTACTAACAACCAAATTGGGACCAACCAATAAATACTACGATTCATTAAAAATTATGTTTTCTAAACTTGCAGTTGAACATATCAATCTTGACTCAATAATAAATTATTATCATGAACACGACACCAATAATACCTTAGAAGGAATTTGGAGTCTGCCTGAATTCAACTATAAGATAGTAATTGTAAAAACAAACACAGCAGAAAGATATAAGGGTATTGTAATAAAAGCAGACAACTTTAAATGGTATAAGGGACAAGTTAAAATGGTATTGTCTGGAAAAAATCCATATAATATTCAATTCTATATTGCCGATCACACTCAAAGAAATGCAAAAGCATTAGTAGAAAATAATACTATGAACCTCGGTGAACTCGGAACATGGAGAAAAGAACAAAAAGGAATTCAAATAAATTCGGACAAAGAAGATATAATATATTTCAAATATTTGTCCAGCCAAACATCTCTGCTAAGAATAGGAAGTTGTGATATCCGTTTAAGAGATACCATTAATGAAATTATAGGAAAAAACTGGAAAGAAATTACGGGAAGGAATAATTTAATTATCGACATTCGGAATAACACTGGCGGAAGCATTATGACATTAGATACACTTATTAGGCTATTTTATATCAAACCAATTCTTACAGACGGTCTATATATTAAATCTTCTAAGGAAAATATATTATTGTATACGGAAGCCTTGAACAATCCAGAATTTAATGATAAAGAAAAAAGAAATTTCCAAGAAGTAATTGATAGCCTGAGAGCTCACCTAGGTGAAATAACTCTGGTTTCAAAGCCAGATTCTATTGTCCTAAATGGAACCGTTAATCCGAAAAAGATCGCAATAATAACGAACTCCCGAACAGGAAGTGCAGCGGAGCTATTTACATTATACGCCAAACAAAGCAATAAGGTTATTGTAGTCGGCGAACATACTAATGGTGCATTAGATTATACAGAATTAGGGAGAAATCGAAATTTACCTTGTCCAATGTGGCAATATATTTGTCCTATGGGCATGTCAACTCATATATACAAACCCTTGATCGACAATATTGGAATTATACCTGACCAAAAAATTCCTTACAATATTGATTGGATAAAATGGACTCAAAAATATCTCGAATATGATAATTAA
- a CDS encoding sensor histidine kinase: MTERTPYTHTESFIMHLYWYTQYSMLGIGYWFGKQTVIKKWEITKLEKEVIVTEFHALKAQIDPHFLYNTLNFFYSEALEYSPSLAEGIIDLSDVMRYSIEKKEDHNGEILLIDEITHIEKLLTLFNYRFNDSSLITFNKSGNLKDLKVPPYILTIPIENVFKHGDTTQEIFIDINFDDFSSSLLIYIANSKGLKVSPSTGLGLENLKKRLHYHYADKHILTVNENAQTFEITIEIMY, encoded by the coding sequence ATGACCGAAAGAACTCCATATACTCATACGGAATCCTTTATAATGCATTTATATTGGTATACACAATATTCAATGTTGGGAATTGGATATTGGTTTGGAAAACAAACAGTTATAAAAAAGTGGGAAATAACGAAACTCGAAAAAGAGGTAATAGTAACTGAATTCCATGCATTGAAAGCTCAAATAGACCCTCATTTCTTGTATAATACTCTTAATTTCTTTTACTCGGAAGCGCTTGAATATTCGCCTTCTTTGGCAGAAGGTATTATCGACTTAAGCGATGTTATGAGATATTCGATAGAGAAAAAGGAAGATCATAATGGGGAGATATTGCTAATTGATGAAATTACCCACATTGAAAAGCTATTGACCTTATTTAATTATAGATTTAACGATTCAAGTCTAATAACATTTAACAAATCTGGAAATCTAAAAGACCTAAAAGTTCCCCCTTACATTTTAACCATACCAATTGAAAATGTATTTAAACATGGAGATACGACCCAGGAAATATTCATTGATATCAACTTTGACGATTTCAGTTCGTCTTTATTAATTTACATTGCAAATAGTAAAGGCTTAAAGGTAAGTCCCTCAACAGGTTTAGGCTTGGAAAATCTAAAGAAGAGATTGCATTATCATTATGCAGATAAACACATATTAACTGTAAATGAGAATGCTCAAACTTTTGAAATAACCATTGAAATTATGTATTAG